The Lycium barbarum isolate Lr01 chromosome 9, ASM1917538v2, whole genome shotgun sequence genome has a segment encoding these proteins:
- the LOC132611927 gene encoding uncharacterized protein LOC132611927, protein MSFHGSRRYCLRHKVLSKGIEVEKVKIEAIEKLPPLISIRRVCSFLGHAVFYRRFIKDFSKVANLMGKLLEKDVKLVFNEACLKAFDELKKRLVSALIIIAPDWSLPFILMFDASDFAVGAVLEFDIEILDRKSTENQVADHLSRLEDREHVDEEVVIRETFPDEQLFALYCQRTRNISTRHEMPLKGILEIEIFDVWGIDFMGPFIPSKGNKYILVVVDYASKWVEVVALLTNDASVVAIFLKKNIFTRFGTPRAIISYQDTHFCNRLFDKLLLKYGVKHKLDDAMWAYRTTNKTPTGTFPYKLVFGKECHLPVELEHRAYWVIKKLNLDMVQAGKNRLLQLHELDEFRYHAYENAKMYKERTKRLHDKRIQLHEFEPRQLALLYNSRVKVFGGKLKSKWSGPFQIVRVTVNGAVELKPLNSDESFLVNGQRVKHYFGEVIDWEKTSVELEEA, encoded by the exons atgtcatttcatggttcgAGAAGGTATTGTCTTAGGCACAAGGTATTGAGCAAGGGAATAGAAGTTGAGAAGGTGAAAATTGAAGCGATTGAAAAATTGCCACCACTCATTTCAATTCGGAGAGTGTgcagttttcttgggcatgcagTCTTTTATAgacggttcatcaaagatttctctaaagTTGCTAATCTGATGGGCAAGCTGTTAGAGAAAGATGTGAAGCTTGTGTTCAATGAAGCCTGTCTGAAGGCTTTTGATGAGTTGAAGAAGCGGTTAGTGTCTGCTCTTATTATCAtcgcacccgattggtctctGCCGTTTATTTTGATGTttgatgcaagtgattttgctgtgggaGCTGTCCTTG AGTTTGACATTGAGATTCTTGATCGGAAGAGCACAGAAAATCAAGTGGCAGACCACTTATCAAGATTGGAAGATCGAGAACATGTAGATGAAGAAGTGGTGATTAGGGAGACTTTTCCTGATGAACAACTTTTTGCTCTTTA CTGCCAGAGAACCAGAAATATCTCCACgcgtcatgaaatgcctttgaaaGGCATCTTAGAGATTGAAATATTTGACGTGTGGGGTATCGACTTCATGGGCCCCTTCATCCCGTCCAAGGGGAATAAGTACATATTGGTTGTTGTTGACTATGCCTCAAAGTGGGTGGAAGTCGTTGCACTTCTcaccaatgatgctagtgtggtaGCAATATTTCTGAAGAAAAATATATTCACAAGATTTGGAACCCCGAGAGCCATCATCAGCTATCAAGATACGCACTTTTGCAACCGGCTTTTTGATAAATTgttgctcaagtatggggtgaaacacaag CTCGATGATGCTATGTGGGCATACAGAACAACCAACAAAACTCCTACTGGCACATTCCCTTATAAGCTCGTCTTTGGTAAGGAATGTCATCTACCGgttgagcttgagcatagagcGTATTGGGTGATAAAGAAGCTGAATTTAGACATGGTACAAGCTGGAAAAAATAGATTGTTGCAATTGCATGAGTTGGATGAATTTCGCTATCATGCATATGAGAACGCGAAGATGTACAAAGAGCGGACAAAGAGACTTCATGACAAGCGTATCCAACTTCATGAGTTTGAGCCTCGGCAGTTAGCCTTGTTGTATAATTCCCGGGTGAAGGTTTTCGGCGGGAAGTTGAAGAGTAAGTGGTCCGGGCCCTTTCAGATAGTGCGTGTGACAGTAAATGGAGCAGTTGAGTTAAAGCCGCTGAATTCTGACGAGTCGTTCTTGGTGAATGGGCAGCGAGTGAAGCACTACTTTGGAGAGGTCATTGATTGGGAGAAGACCTCGGTGGAACTAGAAGAGGCTTGA